The Acidobacteriota bacterium genome segment CGGGCCTGCAGGTGAAAGATGTAGGTTCCGGGCGGATCGGAGACCCACCATTCGCCACCGGGGGGCGCCCCTTCCTCCGTCCGACCCATCTGGCCGATCCAGTCGAGGGTCATCTGGTCACCGGTGACACGGATTTCGATGGTCTGGTCGATGTTGCGTTTGGTACCGTAATACCAGCGCTGCCGATAGACGCCGTCGGGGCCCTTCACGAGCGGCGGAAAGACCACCGTGCGGAAGCGCCACCAGCAGTGGCTGGTGTAGGTCAGGTGGATTCCGTCGGCGAGGGTGGAGACGACCCGCCCGGACTCGTCGCGCCGGACGTCCCGCTGGTGGGCCTCGTCGAGGGAAATCCGGTCGTAGTTGTACAGGACGTACGCCTCGCCGGTCACGCCGGGGAACCGGCTGGCGAACGCCTTCATGTCGCCGCGGCTGAACGCGGTATGGAAGATCCGACCCGGCAGGGAGACGGCCGTCGCGCTGCCGGAGAACGCCTCCGTGGAGCTGGCGCGCATCTGCCGGCAGCGCTCGGTCTTGGGCAGCGGATACCGGTCGATGAGGTTGTGCCATTCGCCGATCCATTCCCCCTCGAGGCCGGCGGGCAGCAACGCCTGGATGGCCTGGCGGTGGCGGCTCCGGGCGTGGCATTTCTCCGCCAAGGGATTGGGCGGGTCGCCGAGCCGGTTGAGATCCGCCAGCACGGTTTGCAGCTGCTGGGTCAGGTCGTGCATGGAGCGCGCCTGGCCCGCGGCGGCGTCCACAGCGGCCCGGGTGGCATTGACATTTCCCAGCCCTGCGGCGATGGCGGCGTCCTGCATGCTCTCCTCGAACGCCGGCTCCGTGCCGGAGAGCCGGGCGGTGACCCACAGGTATTGCGCCAGCAGCGGATTCAGCTTCACGAAGTAGTCGTAATCGGGGGCGTTGGGGAAGTCGAAGAACGGCGCCCACAACGATTCGAAGTACTTCGACTGCTCCGGCGACATGGCGCCGTACACGCGACGCACCGACTCCATGGCCCGGGTGGCCTGGAGGCTGTAGTCATCGAAATCGAACGGCTTGACCGGATCGCCGGCCGGTTGCGCCGCCGATGCGGCGGGCTTCACCGGCGCCGGCTTCCAGGGGACACCGGCCCAGGTCCAGTAGGCGCCGTCGCACGGCGCATCCGCGGGAAACCGCGGCGGCTGAGCCGGCGGCGGCGGGAAGCGGGCGGGGAGTTTGTCGATGTCTTCGGTTCCGGGCAGAGCAGGCGGCGGCGCGAGGGGTGGGGCCGGGGGCGGTTCGAACGTGTCGGCCACGGGCCGGGTTGGCGGCGGCGTGGCGGCGGTGGCGTCCGCCGGGACCGTGCGGGCGGCGGATTCTCCGACCGGAACGGACGGTCGCGGAGGAGCAGGCTTGGCATCGGTGCGGGAAGGGCTGGGGCGGGTGAGGGCCTGGTCGGCGGTCTTTCCCTCCGCTGCGGGCGGCTTGGACGGTCCGGCGGAGGCAGCCTGTTCTCCGCCGAGCAGCTCAAGGCGCTTGGTCGCCAGGGGATGGCGCGGATCGAGTTCCAGCGTCCGCCGGTAGTCCCGGGCTGCGGCGGACCGGTCACCCAGGGCCTGAAACACTTGGGCCCGAGTGAACGTGGCCACGACGTTGTCCGGATTCAGAGCGAGCGCGCGGTCCGCGGCGGCCCGGGCGGCGGCGTAGTTTTCCAATTTCAATTGGGAGTCCGCGATTCCCGCGTGGGCGTCGGCGAGGAACCGGCGGTCGGACTCGTCGGCCAGGCCCAGGGCCGACTCGAAGTCGGCCAGGGCGCCTTCGGCGTCGCCCGCGAGCGACCGGACCGCGGCGCGGTTGTAAAACACCTTGGGATCATACGGATCGAGCGCGGCGGCCCGGTCCAGGTCCGCCAGGGCGTTCGGAAAATCCTTCAGGGCGCGTCGGGCGTTGCCCCGGCCCATGTACGCCTTGGCATTGCGCGGGTCGAGTTGGAGGGCCCGATTGAAATCCTCGACAGCCGAGGTGTACTTCCTCAGTTGGTTCCGACAGTTGCCCCGGCGGCGGTAGGCGTCGGCGAAATTCGGATCGGCGACGATGGCGTCGCTGAACGCGGCTTCTGCCGGCGCGAACTGGCCTCGACCATACAGTGACTCACCTCGCTGAAAAGCGGCCCGGGCTTCCGCCGACCGGGAACTTTCCACCGCCAGAATTGCAGAGGCAGCCGGCACGAGGATGAAAACCAACACAGCAAGACCAAGGGCTCGATGCGGTCGAAGCACCGGTCTGCTTTGACGGGAGGGACGTCGGATGCCACACCGTCGGTTCATTTCTTCATCTCCTGCTCCGAATAATGCATTTTCGCTGATGGCGGCTCATCCAACCGATATCGCGCATACGGGATGATCCGCCAAGCCTCGAACATCACCGCCCCAAAGACCCGCTCAAGCCCGGGTTGAAACCGGGCACGGGACACGAACGTTCCGTTTCACCTGCCGGCACGTCACGATCCGGCACCCCCGGACAGCTGGTTCAGATTCGGTAACACCTGACCGTTCGATCGGCCTTGTGCGACCGGGCAGACTGACGGTTTCAACCCGCTAGCCGTCATGGCAGCAAGAACTCCGGGTCGGACAGCCGTGTGAGCACGGGATCGCCCGGTGACAGGTCGTCGGAGAGGCGCCAGGCGCCGCTCGCCTCGCGCAGCTCGATCAGCCGCCGGGCCCTTTCACCATCGGCGCCCGTGAGCTCCTGCACCAGGAGGACATGGCCGAGATATGCCACGCGGTGGGTGAGCCGGTTTTTCGTCCAGGCGCGCTCGGCCCGCCACGCCTGCAGCATCGCCTCCCGATACGCCGCTTCGTCCAGGCCGCTCCGGGCCAGCCGTACCTCGAAGTCGGCCAGCAGCTCCTTGAAGGCGGTCCAGTCCCGGCCGCGCTGGGCTGCGGCCAGGGCGCGGGCCACGGCCTCCGGCGAGCTCCGGTCGACGTCGGGCGGAGCGGCGGCGCCGAGGTCGATGGGCGGGTCGTACCGCGTCACCTCGAACAGGTCCTCGAACGCCGGCACCGCGTAATCGCCGCCTCCCGGCAGACGCACACCGAGCGAAGCGGTCCACGCCGACACCTCATCCCAGTACATCCAGAGGAGGGCGCCTCCCGCCGCCGCAAGGACCGCAGCGAACAGCCAGCCCAGGACGCAGCCGTACCGGCCCTTTCGGGCGGACGGCGACGCCGGAGCGGGTGCCGGGTAAGGCGGCGGCGGGGATGCTGATGTGGGGGCTGCGGCGGGTCGCGGCGGAGGGGCCGGGGCCGGCGCGGCCGGCTGCAGCGGGTCCGCTGGCGCCGGGACCGCCACCGGAAGCCGGACCTCCAGCTCCACGTCGGCGAAGGCGATGCGGTCGCCGGCGCGCACGCGGACCCGGGTGACGCGGTGGCCGTTGACGAACGTGCCGTTTCGAGAGCCCAGGTCTTCAACGATGATCATCCCGGCCTGCAAGCTGATCTGGCAGTGGCGGCGGGACGCCTGGTCGGATGCGGTCCGCACCTGGCACTCTTCGGCGCGGCCGCCGAGGACGGATTGCCCCTCATCAAACGTCAGGTACGCGCCATGGCGGGGGCCGCCGACGAAGACGAGATAGACGGGCATGCGGCTTCCCTCCCCTCTCACGGCTTCTTCTTCGAGAGTTCCTTGCCCAGCGCTTCGATCATGGTGCCGGTCCGGTCCACCATGTCCTGCACCCCGCGACCGCCCGAGATGAGGTGCATTCGCCGGGACAGCTCCAGCGGATCGATTTCGCCGCGGCCGAAGCGGTCCATGACGTCCTGGACCTCCGTCCAGTACGCCTTGACTTCGGCGTGGTGCTGCCGGTCGGCCTCAGTCATGGTCCTCCCGGCGTCAGCTTCAATCTTCTGGAGCGCGGGGAGGAGCTTCGTACGGATGTCCTTCCCCGTTCCCCGGCATGCCTCCTGGACCCGCTGGAAGTGGGTCAGTCCCGGCTGGTTGCACATCATCTCGTGGGCCTTGACCCGGGTGACGTCGCCGGCCTGCTGGGCCCAGCGCGGGTCCACCCGGTCCAGATCGCCGCGGATCCACGCCCGGTCGGCGTAGGCTTCCTTGTGCCGGCTGGAGGTGATGGTCTCGAACGACGTTTTCGCGTCGTACCCGGTCCGCCGTCGGTAGATCTTCGCCCACTCCTCCTGCGCGGCCTCCATGGCCTCCATCGTCGAGGCCGGTCGGCCGTCCCGGGTGAGCCAGACGTTGCGCCGCAGCTTGCCGGCGGCGTCGGGGATCCAATCGGGCTGCTCGCGCAGGCCCAGGTCGTGGTCGACGCCGACGCTGTCGCCGCTCGAGGCGTTGCGGATGGATTGAAAATCGAGCTCGCGTCCGCCGCGACCCGCGAATCCCCGTCCCCGCATGGCGGTGCGGAGATCGGGCACCATCTCGGCGTGGATCGCCGCCATCTCGCGGGCATACCCCCGGCTCAGGGCCGGCGGCACCTGGTGCTTCATGATGACCTTGGCTCCGTAGCTGGCGTTGACCGAGCATGACTTGGTCCGCACCTGAAGCCGCAGGCGATCGATTTCGGCGGCCGGGGCCCGGGTCAGCTCGGCCTGACGAAACGCCTTGTAGGTGTCCGACCAGTCACGCACCAGCGCCTGGTCCCACTCCTGCTGCTGCTTCCATCGGGCGTATTCCATCGAGTCGGCGGTGGTCCAGCCCGGGGGCTTGCCTTTCTGCACGAGCCACCCGGACAGGTACTCCGAGGCCTTGTTGGTGCCCCATTTGATGGCGTACTTGGTCCCCAGCGCTTGCGCCACCGCCACGGCCTTGTCCGTGCCACTGCCCGGCGTTTCGCGGTAGGCGTCCACGCCGGTCCAGACGTAGTCCGCGCTGTCGCTGTAGTCCGTGATCACGCCCTTGAAGCCGTAGAAGACCGCGTGCTTGAGGCCCTCCTGTGGCGAGGCGGTGTTCAGGTACTGCTCCAGGCCCTTCTCAACGGCGCTGGTCACCCCCGAATAGGCCAGCTTGGCGACCGTGAATCCCCCCGCGGCGGCCACGACGCCGAAGGCCGTATCCGCGCCCGTCTTGACCCACTCGGCGGCCCAGACGCGGTTCTCCCACTCTTCGGTCTTGGTGTCGGCGCTGCGGCTCTCCGCCTCGAGCTGGGCCTGCAGCCCGCGCTGGAGCCGCTGCCGCAAGGCGCGCCAGCGCTGCGGGTTCAGGCCGGCGCCGTCGGCGTAGATCGACTGGATCTCGCTGAACGCCGTGTTCTGGGCTAAGACGCCCGCCCGTTCGGCGAGCAGCGCGACGTTCCGCCGCTCCCGGTCCACCTCGCTGAGACCTTGGGCATCGGCGGTGCACTTGCGCCGGAACTCGCGGCTGCAGATCTCGTCAAAGGGGGTGCGCGTGTGCACGATTTGGCCGGTCCGGATCGAGGCGATCAGGTCCTGTTCGCTCTGGATTTCGGATTGCTGGCAGGCGATGAGAAAGCGGATCTGGGCGATGCGGTCCGGGTTCGGCTGCCGGCTGTCCTGCTCCGCCTTCAGGTCCGCCTGCAGTCGCTCCAGGTACCGGCCGATGGCCTGGATGTTCGCCTCGTGTTCCCGGATTCGCCCGGCGGTGTCATCGGCCTCCTCGGCCGCCGGCTCCGCGTCCGCTGTCCGGCCGTCGGACCGGCGGGCTTTCGCCTCCAGAGGATTCCCGCGGCCTTCCTGCCAGTCCCGGCCCTCCGCCAGCCACGCCAGCATCTCCTCCCGCGACGCCTCCGCGTCGCGCCACCCATCCTTTCTTCGCTCCTCGGCAAAATCCGCCTGCCGGTTCGGCGGGAAGGCCATCAGCGTGACGGTGAAGGACTCCAGGTCGGCGGGCTTCAGGACCTCCGACTCCTTCATGGGCCGGCCGGCCAATTCGAAATACTTGAATCCGTAATGGACGAAGATCGGCAGCACCTCGTCTTTCGCCGCCTCGGTGCGCCGGCTCCGGATCTGGCGCGAATAGAGGAAATCCTTGCGCCAACGTCCCGACTGGAAGGTGAATTCCCGGATATCGAAGCGGCTCAAAGCCTTCATCTGCAGGCCGATCACGTGGACACTGACATCGGACCCGTCGTGGCCCCGGCCCGTATCGGCCAACACCAGTTCCTCAATGGTCCGCGCGTCCTCCGACAGTCTCCCCCACACGGTCCGTCGATGAATGCCGCTCTTTT includes the following:
- a CDS encoding tetratricopeptide repeat protein; amino-acid sequence: MLVFILVPAASAILAVESSRSAEARAAFQRGESLYGRGQFAPAEAAFSDAIVADPNFADAYRRRGNCRNQLRKYTSAVEDFNRALQLDPRNAKAYMGRGNARRALKDFPNALADLDRAAALDPYDPKVFYNRAAVRSLAGDAEGALADFESALGLADESDRRFLADAHAGIADSQLKLENYAAARAAADRALALNPDNVVATFTRAQVFQALGDRSAAARDYRRTLELDPRHPLATKRLELLGGEQAASAGPSKPPAAEGKTADQALTRPSPSRTDAKPAPPRPSVPVGESAARTVPADATAATPPPTRPVADTFEPPPAPPLAPPPALPGTEDIDKLPARFPPPPAQPPRFPADAPCDGAYWTWAGVPWKPAPVKPAASAAQPAGDPVKPFDFDDYSLQATRAMESVRRVYGAMSPEQSKYFESLWAPFFDFPNAPDYDYFVKLNPLLAQYLWVTARLSGTEPAFEESMQDAAIAAGLGNVNATRAAVDAAAGQARSMHDLTQQLQTVLADLNRLGDPPNPLAEKCHARSRHRQAIQALLPAGLEGEWIGEWHNLIDRYPLPKTERCRQMRASSTEAFSGSATAVSLPGRIFHTAFSRGDMKAFASRFPGVTGEAYVLYNYDRISLDEAHQRDVRRDESGRVVSTLADGIHLTYTSHCWWRFRTVVFPPLVKGPDGVYRQRWYYGTKRNIDQTIEIRVTGDQMTLDWIGQMGRTEEGAPPGGEWWVSDPPGTYIFHLQAR
- a CDS encoding FHA domain-containing protein, with the translated sequence MPVYLVFVGGPRHGAYLTFDEGQSVLGGRAEECQVRTASDQASRRHCQISLQAGMIIVEDLGSRNGTFVNGHRVTRVRVRAGDRIAFADVELEVRLPVAVPAPADPLQPAAPAPAPPPRPAAAPTSASPPPPYPAPAPASPSARKGRYGCVLGWLFAAVLAAAGGALLWMYWDEVSAWTASLGVRLPGGGDYAVPAFEDLFEVTRYDPPIDLGAAAPPDVDRSSPEAVARALAAAQRGRDWTAFKELLADFEVRLARSGLDEAAYREAMLQAWRAERAWTKNRLTHRVAYLGHVLLVQELTGADGERARRLIELREASGAWRLSDDLSPGDPVLTRLSDPEFLLP